One genomic segment of Phycisphaerae bacterium includes these proteins:
- a CDS encoding 4-vinyl reductase, which yields MFKEERTEPIFEWAMLGKVDTGRPNLGFTAHVAVYRLMQFTLRDVLIRQHGVEAADRVFYDAGELAGKHFYENLITKRGSFAEFVAELQDVLREMGIGILRIERGDMENLTFTLTVAEDLDCSGLPACDERICTYDEGFISGLLSAHTGRKFRVKEVDCWCSGDRVCRFDVKAVW from the coding sequence ATGTTTAAAGAAGAGAGAACTGAGCCGATCTTCGAATGGGCCATGCTTGGGAAGGTGGACACCGGACGGCCCAATCTCGGCTTCACGGCGCACGTGGCCGTCTACCGCCTAATGCAGTTTACTCTCCGCGACGTACTCATCAGACAGCATGGTGTGGAGGCGGCCGATCGTGTGTTCTATGATGCCGGCGAGCTGGCTGGAAAGCACTTCTACGAGAACCTGATCACCAAGCGAGGTTCCTTCGCCGAGTTCGTGGCCGAGCTTCAGGATGTTCTCAGGGAGATGGGCATTGGCATCCTGAGAATCGAAAGAGGGGACATGGAGAACCTTACTTTCACTCTAACCGTTGCCGAGGACCTCGACTGCTCCGGTCTGCCCGCCTGTGACGAGCGGATCTGCACGTACGATGAAGGTTTCATCAGCGGCCTGCTTTCGGCCCACACCGGCAGGAAGTTCCGGGTGAAGGAAGTGGACTGCTGGTGTTCGGGTGATCGGGTATGCCGTTTCGATGTAAAGGCTGTGTGGTAG
- the pyk gene encoding pyruvate kinase yields the protein MSASIRRTKIVATLGPASNSAAVIRQLIQAGMDVARFNFSHGSYDDHAKTLACLREASRELDRPVTVLQDLQGPKIRVGQLPPPGEIQLDPGSVVTLVPLDDFKGQAGTIPIDYPHLADEAKADMQVLLADGAFELRIARVVGRGVECRVIQGGALKSRKGVNFPDLRLRLPSLTPKDKEDLEFGLSQNVDVVSLSFVRSAEDIRTLKSLIAEKGLFKPVVAKIEKPQAIEHLDEIVEETHCVMVARGDLGVEMSPEKVPLLQKQIIEKCNRRGKPVITATQMLESMIQEARPTRAEASDVANAIIDGTDAVMLSGETAVGAHPVQAVEMMVRIAEEVEEKIEFKNYPPTGNTQTQALTEAIRTVEQVLKPRCIVVLTASGYTAARVASERPRSPVFAVTNQPRVYHALNLVWGLRPLLIDRQADTFEGLNALAEATLQGRKLVASGDTILILGGIPAMQPRGTNFLKVHKVT from the coding sequence ATGAGTGCTTCCATCCGCCGCACCAAGATCGTCGCGACATTGGGACCGGCCAGCAACTCGGCGGCCGTCATCCGGCAACTGATTCAGGCCGGGATGGATGTGGCACGGTTCAATTTCTCGCACGGCAGCTATGACGACCACGCCAAGACACTCGCCTGTCTGCGCGAAGCATCGCGAGAATTGGATCGGCCGGTCACCGTCCTGCAGGACCTGCAAGGGCCCAAGATCCGGGTGGGGCAGCTCCCGCCGCCGGGCGAGATTCAACTGGATCCGGGGTCGGTTGTCACCCTGGTTCCGCTTGACGACTTCAAAGGTCAGGCTGGTACCATCCCGATCGACTATCCCCATCTGGCCGATGAAGCCAAGGCGGACATGCAGGTTCTGTTGGCCGACGGGGCTTTCGAACTTCGGATCGCTCGAGTCGTCGGCCGCGGCGTGGAATGCAGGGTGATTCAGGGCGGCGCCTTGAAGAGCCGCAAGGGCGTCAACTTCCCCGATCTACGCCTTCGTTTGCCCTCGCTGACGCCGAAGGACAAGGAGGATCTGGAGTTTGGGCTTTCCCAGAATGTCGACGTGGTGTCGCTGAGCTTCGTCCGGAGCGCGGAAGACATCCGGACGCTCAAGTCGCTCATCGCAGAGAAAGGCCTGTTCAAGCCAGTCGTCGCCAAGATCGAGAAACCGCAGGCGATCGAGCATCTCGACGAGATCGTTGAAGAGACACACTGCGTGATGGTGGCCCGTGGCGACCTGGGTGTGGAAATGAGCCCGGAGAAGGTCCCGCTGCTCCAGAAACAGATCATCGAGAAATGCAATCGGCGCGGCAAGCCGGTCATCACGGCCACGCAGATGCTCGAAAGCATGATTCAGGAGGCACGCCCGACGCGAGCCGAGGCCAGCGACGTTGCCAATGCGATCATCGACGGAACCGACGCCGTGATGTTGTCAGGGGAGACGGCCGTCGGGGCTCATCCCGTCCAGGCGGTCGAGATGATGGTCCGAATCGCCGAGGAGGTGGAGGAGAAGATCGAGTTCAAGAACTACCCGCCGACGGGGAATACGCAGACCCAGGCGCTGACGGAGGCTATTCGGACGGTCGAGCAGGTGCTCAAGCCGCGCTGCATCGTGGTCTTGACCGCGAGCGGCTACACGGCCGCACGGGTGGCCAGCGAGCGGCCGCGCTCGCCGGTCTTTGCCGTCACGAATCAGCCGCGCGTGTATCACGCCCTGAACCTGGTCTGGGGGCTCCGGCCGCTGCTTATCGATCGCCAGGCGGATACGTTCGAAGGCCTGAATGCCCTGGCGGAAGCCACGTTGCAGGGGCGCAAGCTCGTCGCCTCGGGCGACACAATCTTGATCCTCGGGGGCATCCCGGCCATGCAGCCTCGTGGCACCAATTTCCTCAAGGTGCACAAGGTGACGTGA
- a CDS encoding DUF4136 domain-containing protein, which yields MILAAGCSEWVNVSSVYGPGVRFADEVHSYAWAPDSSRTTGEGRPENPDADRLIREVVDAHLAKKGLEKVAANGKPDFWIDYVARKRPRADVNDFTKPMYLEGRLDIVASSPSNSKMIWTGSAEAKLDNTAAPDVRRKRLDLVIGKILDQAPSAKRKS from the coding sequence ATGATCCTGGCCGCCGGATGCAGCGAATGGGTGAATGTGAGTTCCGTTTATGGCCCCGGCGTTCGCTTCGCGGACGAGGTGCACTCCTATGCATGGGCCCCCGACTCCTCACGGACCACCGGTGAGGGACGTCCGGAGAATCCTGATGCGGATCGCCTCATCCGGGAAGTCGTTGACGCTCACCTCGCGAAGAAAGGCCTTGAGAAGGTCGCGGCGAATGGCAAACCCGATTTCTGGATCGACTATGTGGCGAGGAAACGCCCTCGCGCGGACGTGAACGACTTCACGAAGCCGATGTATCTGGAAGGGCGACTGGACATCGTCGCCTCGTCTCCCAGCAATTCAAAGATGATCTGGACGGGCAGCGCCGAAGCGAAGCTCGACAACACCGCTGCTCCGGATGTTCGTCGTAAGCGCCTTGATCTGGTGATTGGCAAGATTCTCGATCAGGCTCCGTCCGCCAAACGTAAATCCTGA